A genomic segment from uncultured Desulfuromonas sp. encodes:
- the nusG gene encoding transcription termination/antitermination protein NusG — MAMRWYGVHTYSGFENKVKQNLEERIKMLDAEELFGEILVPSEVVVELKNGERKTSTRKFFPGYILVQMELNNETWHIVKDTAKVTGFVGGGTTPPPIPDAEVEKITARMEEGAERPKPKVQYEVGETVRVVDGPFLNFTGIVEDVKPDKGKLKVMVSIFGRVTPVELDFIQVEKTS; from the coding sequence ATGGCAATGCGATGGTATGGTGTACATACATATTCAGGTTTTGAAAATAAGGTTAAGCAGAACCTGGAAGAGCGGATCAAGATGCTGGATGCCGAGGAACTCTTTGGCGAAATTCTTGTTCCGTCCGAGGTGGTCGTTGAGCTAAAGAATGGTGAGCGTAAGACTTCCACGCGGAAGTTTTTCCCTGGCTATATTTTAGTTCAAATGGAACTGAATAACGAGACGTGGCATATCGTCAAGGATACAGCCAAGGTAACCGGATTTGTTGGCGGCGGTACGACTCCTCCTCCGATTCCTGATGCGGAAGTTGAAAAAATTACCGCGCGAATGGAAGAAGGGGCCGAGCGTCCTAAGCCGAAAGTTCAGTATGAAGTTGGCGAGACGGTTCGTGTTGTTGATGGTCCGTTTCTCAATTTTACCGGTATTGTCGAGGATGTTAAGCCTGACAAGGGCAAGCTCAAGGTCATGGTAAGTATTTTTGGCCGCGTTACCCCTGTTGAGCTGGATTTTATACAGGTTGAAAAAACCAGTTAG
- the rlmB gene encoding 23S rRNA (guanosine(2251)-2'-O)-methyltransferase RlmB, translated as MTRYLFGINAVFEALKQRRDIVRLYAEEQQGSSRFEEMVSLAEKNHVDVRRCAREELEKMVGAVRHQGVVAQIKAESFVSLTDLLKHVPVEERFFLILDSVTDPHNFGALIRSAAAAGCQGIIFAKDRSCPVTGVVEKAAAGTLAHIQLCQVTNLSRAIETMKQEGVWVYGLAGDDGGSLFDANLSPPVALVAGSEGKGIRPLVRKLCDGLVAIPMPGAVESLNVSVATGIALFEVVRNQLKTKK; from the coding sequence GTGACCCGTTATCTGTTTGGCATCAACGCGGTTTTTGAGGCACTCAAGCAGCGGCGTGACATCGTCAGGCTCTATGCCGAAGAGCAGCAGGGGTCGTCCCGATTTGAAGAAATGGTGTCTTTGGCAGAGAAAAACCACGTGGACGTCAGACGTTGTGCGCGAGAGGAGTTGGAAAAAATGGTTGGCGCTGTGCGCCATCAGGGTGTTGTTGCGCAGATAAAAGCGGAATCTTTTGTCTCGTTAACTGATTTGCTCAAGCATGTTCCGGTGGAAGAGCGTTTTTTTCTGATTCTTGACAGTGTCACCGATCCGCACAATTTTGGTGCCCTGATTCGCTCCGCAGCAGCGGCCGGATGTCAGGGGATTATTTTTGCCAAAGATCGTTCCTGTCCGGTGACGGGGGTGGTCGAAAAAGCTGCTGCTGGAACCTTGGCTCATATTCAGCTGTGTCAGGTGACCAATCTATCGCGGGCGATTGAGACCATGAAGCAGGAGGGCGTCTGGGTGTATGGCCTTGCCGGAGACGATGGCGGGTCCTTGTTTGATGCCAACCTCAGCCCGCCGGTTGCCCTGGTTGCTGGAAGTGAAGGCAAGGGGATTCGTCCTCTGGTCCGAAAGCTCTGTGACGGTCTTGTTGCGATTCCGATGCCTGGCGCGGTCGAGTCCCTCAATGTCTCAGTGGCGACAGGAATTGCCCTGTTTGAGGTTGTTCGTAACCAGCTGAAAACAAAAAAATAA
- a CDS encoding DUF4388 domain-containing protein — MYRATVDDSGRVNLPRRVLATLQGSELLIASSSPQHVLLAVEGERIPCMSAVLGAVGIADVLSFFNMFRQTGILYLDIPDGNRQVFFQDGEIIFATSQRVEEDLGEVLCEIGKLERRQLSQVRTELGSGETLSKLLVKKNLVAARDLWLATRQQVETIVYNLFACEEGSCYFAAGELKRDDIVKLSMSTQNLIMEGLRRIDEKALYLRRLRSLDSMLEYTGRDPAELVAEEKKVVELTYSSPGQVGQLMAKSGLPEYDALRVLHQLVEKRFLKVNEPKSEPVGEAFSSLFGVFNGVLSLLYECVESKGSGLIEDANRFMREAPHPMNYVFRGIRLNSDGTLDGGLLIKNLTGLEEGDQKKLLVDSLNELVYAECMLVRQVLGTQGSADIIRRVQEIVARTRKLVEQGENA; from the coding sequence GTGTATCGTGCAACCGTGGATGACAGTGGCCGTGTAAATCTGCCACGCCGGGTTCTGGCGACGCTTCAGGGCAGTGAGCTGCTGATCGCGTCCTCCTCGCCACAGCATGTTCTGCTGGCCGTTGAGGGCGAACGGATTCCCTGTATGTCGGCAGTGCTGGGGGCGGTAGGCATTGCTGATGTGTTGTCCTTTTTTAACATGTTTCGTCAAACCGGTATCTTGTATCTGGATATTCCTGACGGAAACCGTCAGGTCTTTTTTCAGGATGGCGAGATTATCTTTGCCACCAGCCAGCGTGTGGAAGAAGATCTGGGTGAGGTCTTGTGCGAAATCGGCAAGCTTGAACGACGTCAACTCAGTCAGGTGCGTACTGAGCTCGGTTCCGGGGAGACATTGAGCAAGCTTCTTGTGAAAAAAAACCTGGTGGCGGCCCGTGATCTATGGTTGGCAACCCGCCAGCAGGTGGAGACTATTGTCTATAACCTGTTCGCTTGTGAGGAGGGAAGCTGCTACTTTGCCGCAGGTGAGCTAAAACGGGACGATATTGTCAAGTTGTCGATGAGTACCCAGAATCTCATCATGGAAGGCTTGCGACGTATTGATGAAAAGGCTCTTTATCTGCGACGTCTGCGTTCGCTGGATTCCATGCTCGAATATACTGGGCGTGATCCGGCCGAATTGGTTGCGGAAGAAAAAAAAGTGGTCGAGCTAACCTATTCTTCGCCCGGTCAGGTCGGCCAGCTTATGGCAAAGAGCGGTCTGCCGGAATATGACGCGTTGCGTGTCCTGCATCAGTTGGTGGAAAAGCGCTTTCTCAAAGTCAATGAGCCCAAATCCGAACCGGTGGGAGAAGCCTTCTCTTCTCTCTTTGGTGTGTTCAATGGTGTGCTGAGTCTTTTATATGAATGTGTTGAATCCAAAGGGAGTGGACTGATTGAAGATGCCAACCGATTCATGCGCGAAGCGCCGCATCCCATGAACTATGTCTTTCGCGGTATTCGCTTGAATTCCGACGGGACTCTGGATGGTGGTCTTCTCATCAAAAACCTCACCGGGCTGGAAGAGGGGGACCAGAAAAAGTTGCTGGTTGATAGCCTTAATGAGCTGGTTTATGCCGAGTGCATGCTGGTGCGTCAAGTGTTGGGGACGCAAGGCAGTGCCGATATTATCCGACGGGTCCAGGAGATTGTTGCGAGAACGCGTAAATTGGTCGAACAGGGAGAGAATGCATGA
- a CDS encoding proline--tRNA ligase, which produces MRLTEYLLPTLKENPADAEIVSHQLMMRSGMIRKVAAGIYTYLPLGLRSIRKVEQIVREEMDRAGAMELLMPMVVPAGLWEESGRWEQYGKELLRIKDRKETEFCLGPTHEEVITDVVRGTVRSYRQLPLNLYQIQGKFRDEIRPRFGLMRGREFIMKDAYSFDLENEGADTAYEKMYQAYQRIFKRCGLKFRAVEADTGNIGGSSSHEFMVLAESGEDAIVSCDQCDYAANVEKAQMRQAQSSSGEGQAELQKIDTPERKTIAEVAEFLDMPESRLIKTLLLQTDSGEQLAVLLRGDRELNEIKLCRYLDCLEVVMLGDAAVEELSGAPVGFAGPVGLRCRILADLEVASMVDAVIGGNEKDTHYMGANPGRDFSVEAYADLRQAQAGDGCPRCAGTLQMWRGIEVGHVFKLGTKYSEALGATVLNAEGKDVPLVMGCYGIGIGRTVAAAIEQNHDDNGVVFPMPIAPFQVIITLLNPKDTQVMQSGTELYEQLMEKGVEVLLDDRDERPGSKFKDAELIGIPIRVTVGNRALQEGAFEVQLRAGGDRMMMPVEQTVSWLVDEVGRQMME; this is translated from the coding sequence ATGCGCTTAACCGAGTACTTGCTGCCCACGTTGAAAGAAAATCCGGCGGATGCCGAAATTGTCAGCCATCAGCTGATGATGCGTTCCGGAATGATCCGCAAAGTTGCTGCTGGCATTTATACCTATCTGCCGCTGGGGCTGCGCTCTATCCGCAAGGTGGAGCAGATTGTCCGGGAAGAGATGGATCGTGCCGGCGCCATGGAGTTGCTGATGCCGATGGTCGTCCCGGCTGGATTGTGGGAAGAGTCCGGACGCTGGGAGCAATACGGTAAAGAGTTGTTGCGCATTAAGGACCGTAAGGAAACGGAATTCTGTCTCGGACCTACCCATGAAGAGGTGATTACCGACGTGGTACGCGGCACGGTACGCTCTTATCGTCAGCTGCCTCTTAACCTCTATCAGATTCAGGGCAAATTTCGTGATGAGATCCGGCCCCGTTTCGGTCTGATGCGTGGTCGCGAATTTATCATGAAGGACGCCTACTCCTTCGACCTCGAAAACGAGGGGGCTGACACCGCCTACGAAAAGATGTATCAGGCCTATCAGCGCATTTTTAAACGCTGCGGTCTTAAGTTCCGGGCCGTGGAAGCGGACACCGGTAACATTGGTGGCTCCTCTTCGCATGAGTTTATGGTGTTGGCCGAGTCGGGTGAGGATGCCATCGTTTCCTGTGATCAGTGTGATTATGCGGCCAATGTCGAAAAGGCCCAGATGCGCCAGGCGCAAAGTTCAAGTGGTGAGGGCCAGGCCGAGCTGCAAAAAATTGATACACCGGAGCGCAAAACCATTGCCGAAGTGGCAGAGTTTCTCGATATGCCAGAGAGCCGTCTGATCAAGACCTTGCTGTTGCAGACCGATAGCGGTGAGCAACTGGCTGTGCTGCTGCGTGGTGACCGGGAACTCAACGAGATTAAGCTGTGTCGCTATCTCGACTGTCTGGAAGTCGTCATGCTTGGCGATGCCGCCGTCGAAGAACTCAGCGGCGCGCCGGTGGGTTTTGCTGGTCCGGTTGGGTTGCGTTGCCGCATTCTTGCCGATCTTGAAGTCGCATCCATGGTCGATGCCGTGATTGGTGGCAATGAGAAAGATACCCATTATATGGGGGCAAATCCTGGCCGCGATTTTAGCGTGGAAGCCTATGCTGACTTGCGTCAGGCTCAGGCGGGTGATGGTTGTCCCCGCTGCGCAGGGACCCTGCAGATGTGGCGTGGTATTGAAGTTGGTCATGTGTTCAAGCTGGGGACCAAGTATTCAGAAGCTCTCGGTGCGACGGTCCTCAATGCTGAAGGCAAGGATGTGCCGCTCGTGATGGGCTGTTACGGCATCGGTATTGGTCGGACGGTCGCGGCGGCCATTGAGCAAAATCATGATGACAATGGTGTTGTCTTCCCCATGCCGATTGCGCCGTTTCAGGTGATCATTACTCTGCTGAATCCTAAAGACACCCAGGTTATGCAGTCTGGAACGGAGCTTTACGAACAGCTGATGGAAAAAGGGGTTGAGGTGCTGCTGGATGATCGCGACGAGCGTCCTGGCAGCAAGTTTAAAGATGCCGAGTTGATCGGCATTCCCATTCGTGTGACCGTGGGCAACCGGGCTCTCCAGGAAGGCGCCTTTGAAGTCCAGCTTAGAGCAGGCGGTGATCGTATGATGATGCCGGTGGAGCAAACAGTGTCCTGGCTTGTTGATGAAGTCGGCCGCCAGATGATGGAGTAG
- the rpmG gene encoding 50S ribosomal protein L33 — protein MSDIITLACTECKQRNYTTKKNKRNLPDRLEFKKYCRFDRRHTLHRETK, from the coding sequence ATGAGTGATATTATAACTCTGGCATGTACTGAGTGTAAGCAACGTAACTATACGACGAAGAAAAACAAGCGCAACCTTCCTGACCGCCTTGAGTTTAAGAAGTATTGCCGCTTTGATCGTCGCCACACTCTGCATCGTGAGACGAAGTAG
- the pyrF gene encoding orotidine-5'-phosphate decarboxylase — MKERLIFALDVDSYDEAQQWVRLLADEVGMFKVGKQLFTRCGPQVVDMIRQAGGGVFLDLKYHDIPNTVAKASVEAARMGVQMFNVHALGGGTMMRTMVDEVRDAAMKEGFPVPIMLAVTILTSSSEEDLRQVGIEFPVTEMVPRLAALAQSSGLNGVVASAQELPLIREACGRDFVVVTPGVRPATAARDDQQRIMTPGQAVAAGSDYLVVGRPISKADDPVLAARAIVSEMTGAGA; from the coding sequence ATGAAAGAGCGGTTGATTTTTGCGTTGGACGTCGACAGTTATGACGAGGCTCAGCAGTGGGTGCGTCTCCTGGCTGATGAAGTGGGGATGTTCAAAGTTGGCAAACAGCTGTTTACCCGCTGTGGGCCGCAGGTTGTCGATATGATCCGTCAGGCGGGTGGGGGTGTTTTTCTTGACCTCAAGTATCACGATATCCCCAATACCGTCGCCAAAGCCAGCGTTGAAGCGGCTCGCATGGGCGTGCAAATGTTTAATGTTCATGCCCTGGGTGGTGGCACAATGATGCGAACGATGGTTGATGAGGTCCGCGACGCCGCAATGAAAGAGGGCTTTCCTGTCCCTATTATGCTGGCCGTTACGATTCTGACGTCGTCCTCTGAAGAGGACTTGCGCCAGGTGGGCATTGAGTTCCCAGTCACTGAGATGGTTCCGCGTTTGGCAGCATTAGCTCAGTCCAGTGGCCTGAATGGCGTGGTTGCTTCAGCGCAGGAGCTGCCATTGATTCGCGAGGCGTGTGGCCGGGATTTTGTTGTTGTGACTCCCGGAGTCCGGCCGGCAACGGCCGCTCGTGATGACCAGCAGCGCATCATGACACCGGGGCAGGCCGTGGCTGCCGGTTCCGATTATCTCGTGGTTGGCCGACCAATTTCCAAGGCGGATGATCCCGTTCTTGCCGCCCGAGCCATCGTGTCGGAAATGACTGGGGCTGGCGCGTGA
- the rplL gene encoding 50S ribosomal protein L7/L12, which produces MADITKEQVIEFIENMSVLELSELVKELEDKFGVSAAAPVAVAAAGPAAAAGPAEEEKTEFDVVLTSAGDKKINVIKVVRAVTGLGLKEAKDMVDGAPSTVKEAAAKEEAEDIKKQLEEAGASVELK; this is translated from the coding sequence ATGGCTGATATCACTAAAGAGCAAGTAATTGAGTTTATCGAGAACATGTCTGTTCTTGAACTGTCTGAGCTGGTAAAAGAGCTGGAAGACAAGTTTGGTGTTTCTGCTGCTGCACCTGTTGCAGTTGCTGCTGCTGGTCCTGCTGCTGCCGCTGGTCCTGCTGAAGAAGAAAAAACTGAGTTTGATGTTGTTCTGACCAGCGCAGGCGACAAAAAAATCAATGTTATCAAGGTTGTTCGTGCTGTTACCGGTCTGGGCCTCAAAGAAGCCAAAGATATGGTTGACGGCGCACCCAGCACTGTTAAAGAAGCTGCTGCTAAGGAAGAAGCTGAAGATATCAAGAAACAACTCGAAGAAGCTGGCGCTTCTGTCGAGCTCAAGTAG
- a CDS encoding AAA family ATPase, producing the protein MKETLTTATFAQHVAAGTPLVAINTGNEQRTIQLIQTAASRNLKGMEAAKVWSCIHGFEGIDNTLDPVDALNWALNQPGNAIFIFVDMHWFWENNPKIHRILINFSQQRSNAHKTLVFPAFDARIPEPLQSHFVQLDHPLPNAAELSAYLTGNREQDPFLNQLLEQEDTLRKMVLAAQGLDLIRLERALRMARLTKSSDVQEVIGALHLDKKRALEQSGILEFVDNDLKPEHVGGMENLKHWMARREKAFGIEELSGGENLPSGVLLMGISGCGKSLFVKAIAARWSLPLLRLDMSTVYEGTYGTPERSLHRACQLAEAISPCVLWIDEIESGISEQGFKSGGGSSSRVLGYFLTWMQEKKNPVFVAATANAIEMLPAEVLRKGRFDEIFYIALPGLNERKEIFAIHLDRQGQDSTAFDTTTLAHSSKGFSGAEIEQAVASARFEALAAQRPMTEKDIMEAISQTVPISVTMAEQIKKIEAWAFKRAVPASDLSER; encoded by the coding sequence ATGAAAGAGACATTAACCACAGCCACCTTTGCGCAGCATGTTGCTGCCGGCACGCCCCTTGTTGCCATCAACACCGGCAATGAACAACGGACCATTCAATTGATCCAGACAGCCGCCAGTCGCAATCTCAAAGGGATGGAAGCCGCAAAAGTCTGGTCGTGCATCCATGGCTTTGAGGGCATTGACAACACCCTGGACCCGGTAGACGCCTTGAACTGGGCCCTCAACCAGCCGGGCAATGCCATTTTCATTTTTGTGGATATGCACTGGTTCTGGGAGAACAACCCAAAAATCCACCGCATTCTGATCAACTTTTCCCAGCAACGCAGCAATGCCCACAAAACCTTGGTTTTTCCGGCCTTCGACGCCAGAATCCCTGAACCGCTGCAAAGCCACTTTGTCCAGCTCGACCACCCCCTGCCCAACGCAGCGGAACTATCTGCCTACCTGACGGGCAACCGAGAACAAGACCCATTCCTCAACCAGCTTCTTGAGCAGGAAGACACGCTGAGAAAAATGGTGCTCGCCGCGCAAGGCCTTGACCTGATCCGTCTTGAACGAGCTTTGCGCATGGCGCGTCTGACCAAGAGCTCTGATGTTCAGGAAGTGATCGGCGCACTGCATCTCGATAAGAAGCGGGCCCTGGAGCAAAGCGGCATTCTGGAATTCGTCGATAACGACTTGAAACCTGAACACGTCGGCGGCATGGAAAACCTCAAGCATTGGATGGCGCGCCGAGAAAAAGCCTTCGGCATTGAAGAACTCAGTGGTGGTGAAAATCTGCCCAGTGGCGTGTTGCTGATGGGTATCAGTGGTTGTGGTAAAAGCCTGTTTGTCAAAGCCATTGCCGCCCGTTGGAGCCTGCCCCTGTTGCGCCTCGACATGTCGACGGTTTATGAGGGAACCTATGGCACCCCGGAACGCAGCCTGCACCGCGCCTGCCAACTGGCCGAAGCCATCTCACCATGTGTTTTGTGGATTGACGAGATTGAATCCGGCATCTCCGAGCAGGGGTTCAAAAGCGGCGGTGGTTCATCATCGCGCGTGCTCGGTTACTTCCTGACTTGGATGCAGGAGAAAAAAAATCCGGTGTTTGTGGCGGCGACAGCCAACGCCATTGAGATGCTGCCTGCCGAGGTGCTACGCAAAGGGCGTTTTGACGAAATTTTTTACATTGCGTTGCCGGGACTCAACGAGCGCAAAGAGATCTTTGCCATCCACCTTGACCGCCAAGGTCAAGACAGCACCGCGTTTGACACGACAACACTGGCCCATTCCAGCAAAGGATTTTCCGGGGCAGAGATCGAACAAGCCGTGGCCAGCGCGCGTTTCGAAGCTCTGGCAGCCCAACGCCCAATGACGGAAAAAGACATTATGGAAGCGATCAGTCAGACCGTGCCGATTTCCGTGACTATGGCCGAACAAATCAAAAAAATCGAAGCCTGGGCCTTCAAACGCGCGGTTCCGGCCAGCGACCTCAGCGAACGTTAA
- the secE gene encoding preprotein translocase subunit SecE has product MIAKVSDFLGNVKSELAKVTWPTRKDTYASTVVVIAFVLLVAVFLWGIDNVLSLLVKKLLS; this is encoded by the coding sequence GTGATTGCAAAGGTATCAGATTTTCTCGGTAACGTAAAAAGTGAACTGGCTAAGGTAACCTGGCCGACCAGGAAAGACACCTATGCATCAACGGTCGTCGTTATCGCTTTTGTGTTGCTGGTTGCTGTGTTCCTGTGGGGCATTGATAATGTTCTGTCCCTGCTTGTGAAAAAACTGCTCAGCTAA
- the rplJ gene encoding 50S ribosomal protein L10, translating into MATDNKVQLVEEFAAKLATAKAAFVADYRGLNVDQVNELRGKLRDAGVEYRVVKNTLLRLAAKGTDFECLSEYLQGPTAIAIAQEDPVAPAKVLSDYAKDSKFFELKTAVLEGKILNEAEIKALAELPSREVLLAKMLGSINAPVSNFVGVLAAVPRSLVQVLGAIRDQKAA; encoded by the coding sequence ATGGCTACAGATAACAAGGTACAACTTGTTGAGGAATTTGCCGCTAAGCTGGCGACGGCTAAAGCTGCATTCGTTGCCGATTATCGCGGTTTGAATGTTGATCAGGTCAATGAGCTGCGCGGTAAGCTTCGTGACGCCGGTGTTGAATACCGCGTTGTTAAAAATACCCTGCTTCGTCTGGCTGCTAAAGGGACTGATTTCGAGTGCTTGAGTGAGTATCTCCAGGGACCGACTGCAATTGCAATCGCCCAGGAAGATCCTGTTGCTCCGGCAAAAGTATTGTCCGACTATGCCAAAGACAGCAAGTTCTTTGAGCTTAAAACAGCAGTTCTCGAAGGTAAAATCCTTAACGAAGCCGAAATTAAAGCGTTGGCTGAGCTGCCGAGCCGCGAGGTTCTGCTGGCAAAAATGCTTGGTTCGATCAATGCGCCGGTATCCAACTTTGTTGGTGTTCTGGCTGCAGTGCCTCGTTCTCTGGTTCAGGTGCTTGGCGCCATCAGAGACCAGAAGGCTGCATAA
- the rplK gene encoding 50S ribosomal protein L11 gives MAKKVVGQIKLQIPAGKANPSPPVGPALGQHGVNIMEFCKAFNAKTQSEEGMIIPVVITVYADRSFSFITKTPPAAVLLMKAAKIPKGSGVPNKTKVGKVTMDQILEIARLKMPDLNAFDEDAAVRTIAGTARSMGLEVE, from the coding sequence ATGGCCAAGAAAGTAGTTGGACAAATTAAGCTGCAAATTCCGGCGGGTAAGGCAAACCCTTCACCTCCTGTCGGCCCGGCTCTGGGTCAGCACGGTGTTAATATTATGGAATTCTGCAAGGCGTTTAATGCTAAGACGCAGTCGGAAGAGGGGATGATTATCCCTGTAGTAATCACTGTTTATGCAGACCGGTCTTTCAGCTTTATCACCAAGACCCCGCCGGCAGCGGTTCTTTTGATGAAGGCTGCCAAGATTCCCAAAGGGTCAGGAGTCCCCAACAAGACAAAGGTTGGGAAGGTAACAATGGATCAGATTCTTGAGATTGCACGTCTTAAGATGCCGGATCTGAACGCATTTGATGAAGACGCAGCTGTGCGCACCATTGCAGGAACGGCACGCAGCATGGGTCTTGAAGTCGAATAA
- the rplA gene encoding 50S ribosomal protein L1 codes for MATGKNSIAAKAKVDRAAAYSLSDALELVKGAAFAKFDETVDLTVRLGVDPRKADQMVRGAVVLPHGLGKSVRVLVFAKGEKAQEALDAGADYVGGDDLVEKIQAGWFDFDTAIATPDMMGVVGKIGRLLGPRGLMPNPKVGTVTFDVARAVGESKSGKVEYRVEKAGIIHAPVGKVSFDAEKLQDNVVSLVDALIKAKPSTSKGTYLKKISISSTMGPGVQVDVPGVQALVK; via the coding sequence ATGGCTACAGGTAAAAACAGTATTGCTGCAAAAGCGAAAGTTGACAGAGCTGCTGCTTATTCATTAAGCGACGCCCTCGAGCTGGTTAAGGGAGCCGCTTTTGCCAAGTTTGATGAAACCGTTGATCTGACCGTACGTCTGGGTGTTGACCCGCGTAAAGCGGACCAGATGGTTCGTGGCGCGGTTGTTCTCCCTCATGGTCTTGGCAAGTCCGTCCGTGTTCTGGTGTTCGCTAAAGGTGAAAAAGCCCAGGAAGCTTTGGACGCAGGTGCCGATTATGTCGGTGGTGACGATCTCGTCGAGAAAATTCAGGCAGGGTGGTTTGATTTTGATACCGCCATCGCAACTCCGGATATGATGGGTGTTGTCGGCAAAATTGGTCGACTGCTCGGTCCCCGTGGTTTGATGCCGAATCCCAAGGTCGGAACCGTTACCTTTGATGTGGCTCGTGCCGTTGGTGAATCTAAATCGGGTAAGGTCGAATACCGCGTTGAAAAAGCTGGTATTATCCATGCCCCGGTTGGCAAGGTGTCCTTTGACGCTGAGAAACTTCAGGATAACGTTGTTTCCCTTGTTGATGCCTTGATTAAGGCGAAGCCATCGACATCAAAAGGAACCTACCTGAAGAAAATCAGTATTTCCAGTACGATGGGCCCTGGTGTTCAAGTTGATGTCCCAGGTGTTCAGGCACTGGTCAAATAA
- the tuf gene encoding elongation factor Tu: MAKEKFERTKPHVNIGTIGHVDHGKTTLTAAITKVMAGQGLAQARAFDQIDNAPEERERGITIATAHVEYETATRHYAHVDCPGHADYVKNMITGAAQMDGAILVCSAADGPMPQTREHILLARQVGVPAIVVFLNKADMVDDEELMELVELEVRELLSAYDFPGDDLPIVAGSALKALEAATGAPEEQCILDLMAAVDSYVPEPERAVDLPFLMPVEDVFSISGRGTVATGRVERGIIKVGEEVEIVGMKATSKTTVTGVEMFRKLLDQGQAGDNVGLLLRGVKREDIERGQVLAKPGSITPHTRFKAEAYILTKEEGGRHTPFFKGYRPQFYFRTTDVTGVVELPEGVEMVMPGDNISMTVQMITPIAMDKELRFAIREGGRTVGAGVVSEIIE; the protein is encoded by the coding sequence ATGGCAAAGGAAAAATTTGAAAGAACAAAGCCCCATGTCAACATTGGCACCATTGGCCACGTTGACCATGGTAAAACCACACTGACCGCAGCGATCACCAAAGTTATGGCTGGTCAGGGTCTGGCTCAAGCGCGCGCATTTGATCAAATTGACAACGCTCCTGAAGAGCGTGAGCGTGGTATCACCATCGCAACGGCTCACGTTGAGTATGAGACGGCTACCCGTCACTATGCTCACGTTGACTGCCCGGGTCACGCTGACTACGTCAAGAACATGATCACCGGTGCTGCGCAGATGGACGGCGCAATTCTGGTTTGTTCTGCTGCTGACGGCCCGATGCCTCAGACTCGTGAGCACATCCTTCTTGCTCGCCAAGTTGGTGTTCCCGCCATCGTTGTGTTCCTGAACAAGGCCGACATGGTTGACGACGAAGAGCTGATGGAGCTGGTTGAGCTGGAAGTTCGCGAACTGCTGTCCGCTTATGACTTCCCCGGTGATGACCTGCCCATCGTGGCCGGTTCCGCCCTCAAGGCCCTCGAAGCCGCTACCGGTGCTCCTGAAGAGCAGTGCATTCTCGACCTGATGGCTGCTGTTGACAGCTATGTTCCCGAGCCGGAACGTGCTGTTGACCTGCCGTTCCTGATGCCTGTTGAAGACGTCTTCTCCATCTCCGGTCGTGGTACTGTTGCTACCGGTCGTGTTGAGCGCGGTATCATCAAAGTTGGCGAAGAAGTTGAAATCGTCGGCATGAAAGCCACCAGCAAAACCACCGTCACCGGTGTTGAGATGTTCCGCAAGCTGCTCGACCAAGGTCAGGCAGGCGATAACGTCGGTCTGTTGCTGCGCGGTGTTAAACGTGAAGACATTGAGCGTGGTCAGGTATTGGCCAAGCCCGGCAGCATCACCCCTCACACTCGGTTCAAGGCAGAAGCCTATATCCTGACCAAAGAAGAAGGTGGCCGTCATACTCCTTTCTTCAAGGGCTATCGTCCTCAGTTCTACTTCCGTACCACTGACGTAACCGGTGTTGTAGAGCTGCCCGAAGGTGTTGAAATGGTAATGCCTGGAGATAACATCTCCATGACCGTTCAGATGATCACCCCGATCGCCATGGACAAAGAACTGCGCTTCGCGATTCGCGAAGGTGGTCGTACTGTCGGCGCCGGTGTTGTTAGCGAAATTATCGAGTAA